The proteins below are encoded in one region of Pseudomonas putida S13.1.2:
- a CDS encoding phosphotransferase family protein, translating into MDVMNPPTRRHVASKTYYRWQRASLERHLHALSPQWEGWPLEITTEVLGGNASFVNYVRHHRLLDPCTGQPVEVVEKSIRKLAFIGSQEARFHRAAGMLTGSLHFQYPACLGVIETPWESLIFTEFVRGKPPRMHKIGKQLALGIAELETLSHDYLQAQPFGKAPLLWSMDFFRPWFRLRPRFNFSRCLPGLVSLGLEDERFAGLAERFEAFAPLTRKMATEARRTPCCISHMDYLQKNLFVDNGQLHLIDWSEVKVGRIGFDGGAYLGSLFRRKEMKVFLAAQAEFIEAYRAALPERFDVEQALGNLRYVFLLTALFHCLRPETVAEYRERDRMPLLLEKYTYLLGLLDKG; encoded by the coding sequence ATGGATGTTATGAATCCTCCTACACGCCGGCACGTAGCCAGCAAAACATACTACCGCTGGCAAAGGGCCTCCCTCGAAAGGCATCTTCATGCTCTATCCCCCCAATGGGAAGGATGGCCGCTGGAGATCACGACCGAGGTGCTGGGCGGTAATGCGTCGTTCGTGAATTACGTGCGCCACCATCGGCTACTTGACCCTTGTACCGGACAACCTGTAGAGGTCGTAGAAAAGTCGATTCGCAAATTGGCGTTCATCGGTAGCCAAGAGGCGCGCTTTCATCGCGCAGCGGGCATGCTGACCGGCAGCCTACATTTTCAATATCCCGCCTGCCTGGGCGTTATTGAAACACCATGGGAAAGCTTGATCTTCACCGAGTTCGTACGCGGCAAGCCACCGCGAATGCACAAGATTGGCAAACAGCTGGCGCTAGGTATTGCAGAACTTGAGACGTTGAGCCATGACTATCTACAAGCACAGCCATTTGGAAAGGCACCTCTACTTTGGAGCATGGATTTCTTCAGGCCTTGGTTCCGTTTACGCCCACGCTTCAATTTTTCCCGGTGCTTGCCCGGATTGGTGAGCCTTGGGCTCGAAGACGAAAGGTTTGCCGGTCTTGCGGAGCGGTTCGAGGCGTTTGCGCCTTTGACTCGAAAAATGGCAACCGAAGCGCGGCGTACCCCTTGCTGCATCAGCCACATGGATTACCTGCAAAAAAACCTGTTCGTAGACAACGGCCAACTGCACCTGATTGACTGGAGCGAGGTAAAGGTTGGGCGGATTGGCTTCGATGGTGGGGCCTACTTGGGCAGCCTGTTCCGGCGCAAGGAAATGAAGGTATTTTTGGCAGCACAGGCCGAATTCATCGAGGCATACCGAGCGGCCCTGCCAGAGCGCTTCGATGTTGAGCAGGCGCTAGGAAACTTACGCTACGTCTTTCTACTCACAGCGCTGTTCCATTGCCTGCGCCCGGAGACCGTAGCTGAGTATCGGGAACGCGACCGGATGCCGTTACTGCTGGAGAAATACACCTACCTGCTGGGGTTGCTCGACAAGGGATGA
- a CDS encoding capsular polysaccharide biosynthesis protein — MDDASPRPRLLVLSKGAQRISTLPALLPEFALQNGAVGDVELADWVMAWGRKPSAIKAMAQAVKAGKPVLTLEDGFIRSVGLGADEPPLSLIVDDVGVYYDASQPSRLEQLIATPLDTDQTQRALALRTLWQQQRVSKYNDARIELPALPADCVLVADQTCGDASLQGAGADDFRAMLDAALARYPHSTIVLKVHPDVVAGRKAGHFDLAALANNPRVQVLARNIHPADLLPRMRAVFVMTSQLGFDALLWDVPVHTWGMPFYAGWGLTDDRLPAPSRRMPVPLAQLIHASLVAYPRYVCPERGQPCTPEVLINWLGLQRRHRSVLPSAVQMLGFSRWKEPLANLFFNGAAIRFVKPEQPLAQDVAVVSWGCKHDTSLCAHPLPVNRVEDGFLRSVGLGAGKARPLSWVVDDLGIYYDATRPSRLERILADEPFDPQLLARAQALRLAICAAGLTKYNLPGASWQRPAHAQRVILVPGQVEGDASIRFGGNRIRSNLQLLRGVREQNPDAWVLYKPHPEVLAGTRARGDDEAQTVHWCDEVIGDAPLQQLLEVVDELHVLTSQSGFEALLRGVPVTTYGQPFYAGWGLTRDLDLQAPVQARRSRQLTLDQLVAGTLLLYPTYVSLVTNRFTTAEQTLYELQNWHALPQPGAPSRWQDLKRRLSSLLGMKRPTN; from the coding sequence ATGGACGACGCTTCGCCCCGCCCTCGCCTGCTGGTCCTGTCAAAAGGAGCCCAGCGCATCAGCACGTTGCCTGCATTGCTGCCCGAATTCGCGCTGCAAAACGGTGCCGTGGGCGATGTCGAGCTCGCTGACTGGGTAATGGCTTGGGGCCGCAAGCCAAGTGCCATCAAGGCAATGGCCCAGGCGGTCAAGGCCGGCAAGCCCGTACTCACGCTGGAAGACGGTTTTATCCGCTCCGTAGGCCTGGGCGCCGACGAGCCGCCCTTGTCGCTGATCGTCGATGACGTGGGCGTGTACTACGACGCCTCCCAGCCGTCCCGCCTCGAGCAGCTGATCGCCACGCCCCTCGACACCGACCAAACCCAACGTGCCTTGGCGCTACGTACCTTGTGGCAGCAGCAACGGGTGTCCAAGTACAACGACGCACGCATAGAGCTGCCAGCACTGCCGGCGGACTGCGTGCTGGTGGCCGACCAGACTTGCGGCGATGCCTCGTTGCAAGGTGCAGGCGCCGACGACTTCCGGGCCATGCTGGATGCCGCATTGGCCCGCTACCCGCATAGCACCATCGTGCTCAAGGTACACCCTGACGTGGTGGCCGGGCGCAAGGCCGGGCACTTCGACCTGGCGGCGCTGGCCAACAACCCGCGGGTGCAGGTGCTGGCACGCAATATTCATCCAGCCGACTTGCTGCCGCGCATGCGTGCAGTGTTCGTCATGACGTCGCAACTGGGCTTCGATGCCCTGCTATGGGACGTGCCGGTGCACACCTGGGGCATGCCGTTCTATGCCGGCTGGGGCCTGACCGACGACCGCTTGCCGGCGCCTTCGCGCCGCATGCCCGTGCCGTTGGCGCAACTGATTCATGCCAGCCTGGTGGCTTACCCGCGCTATGTATGCCCGGAGCGTGGTCAACCGTGCACGCCAGAGGTGCTGATCAACTGGCTGGGCCTGCAACGGCGGCACCGCAGCGTGTTGCCAAGCGCCGTACAGATGCTGGGCTTTAGCCGCTGGAAAGAGCCGCTGGCAAACCTGTTTTTCAATGGCGCGGCCATTCGCTTCGTCAAGCCCGAGCAACCGCTGGCGCAAGACGTGGCCGTGGTGTCCTGGGGCTGCAAGCACGACACCAGCCTTTGCGCCCACCCACTGCCCGTCAACCGGGTGGAAGACGGCTTTCTGCGCTCGGTCGGCCTGGGCGCCGGCAAAGCGCGGCCGTTGTCGTGGGTGGTCGATGACCTGGGCATCTACTACGACGCCACCCGGCCTTCGCGCCTGGAGCGCATCCTGGCCGACGAACCATTCGACCCGCAGCTGCTGGCCCGCGCCCAGGCGTTGCGCCTGGCCATCTGCGCGGCGGGGCTGACCAAGTACAACTTGCCCGGCGCCAGTTGGCAGCGCCCGGCGCATGCGCAACGGGTAATCCTGGTGCCTGGCCAGGTGGAAGGCGATGCGTCTATCCGCTTTGGCGGCAACCGTATCCGCAGCAACCTGCAACTGCTGCGCGGAGTGCGTGAGCAAAACCCTGATGCGTGGGTGTTGTACAAACCCCACCCAGAGGTGCTGGCCGGCACCCGCGCCCGCGGTGACGACGAAGCGCAAACCGTGCACTGGTGCGATGAAGTGATCGGCGATGCGCCGCTGCAGCAATTGCTGGAAGTGGTCGACGAATTGCATGTGCTGACCTCGCAGTCGGGCTTCGAGGCCCTGCTGCGCGGTGTGCCGGTGACGACCTATGGCCAGCCGTTCTACGCAGGCTGGGGGCTGACACGCGACCTGGACCTTCAAGCACCGGTGCAGGCGCGGCGCAGCCGACAACTGACGCTGGACCAGTTGGTAGCGGGCACCCTGCTGCTTTACCCCACGTACGTAAGCTTGGTCACCAACCGCTTCACGACCGCCGAACAAACCTTATACGAACTACAAAATTGGCACGCCTTACCGCAGCCTGGAGCTCCCTCCCGATGGCAGGACTTGAAACGACGCTTGAGCAGTTTGTTGGGCATGAAGCGCCCGACCAACTGA
- a CDS encoding capsule biosynthesis protein — MAGLETTLEQFVGHEAPDQLNARATRGPLLRIPSHNFLLLQGVSSPFFSRLAKGLRDIGQRVHSVRFNVGDALYGPGGARLTCPHRPEDMEAWYSQVFRQLDITDLVLFGDCRPVHRPAVILARLSGVRVHVFEEGYFRPYWVTLERDGVNNNSRLPRDPQWYRDVGKHIPRYQNGNPFKLSFAARATHDVLYHAGGALNRLCFPRYRTHAPFNAATEYAGFIRQGMRLLRARVHDDALVAEVARERHPTFLLPLQLDSDSQIRDHSPFQTMTQVIEHVIESFALNAPFDARLLVKNHPLTPGLVNYRKVTEQLARKYDVAERVDFMESGHMPTLLSHITGMITVNSTAGASALLHHRPTCTLAEPIYAMPGLTHQGGLDDFWQQPEAPDNTLFQRFRNTVIHTTQVNGGFYTACGMDMAVANCLEVLMAKTSRIEKYL, encoded by the coding sequence ATGGCAGGACTTGAAACGACGCTTGAGCAGTTTGTTGGGCATGAAGCGCCCGACCAACTGAATGCAAGGGCGACGCGTGGTCCGCTGCTGCGTATCCCGTCACACAATTTTCTGCTTCTTCAGGGGGTCAGTTCGCCCTTCTTCAGTCGCCTTGCCAAGGGGCTGCGGGATATCGGCCAGCGGGTGCACAGCGTGCGCTTCAATGTGGGCGACGCCCTTTATGGCCCCGGTGGCGCGCGGCTGACCTGCCCGCATCGCCCGGAAGACATGGAGGCCTGGTATTCACAGGTGTTCCGCCAACTGGATATCACCGACCTGGTGCTGTTCGGCGACTGCCGCCCGGTACACCGCCCGGCCGTGATCCTGGCGCGTCTGTCAGGTGTGCGCGTGCATGTGTTCGAGGAAGGCTACTTCCGGCCCTACTGGGTGACGCTGGAGCGCGACGGTGTCAACAACAACTCGCGCTTGCCACGTGACCCGCAGTGGTACCGCGATGTGGGCAAGCACATTCCGCGCTATCAGAATGGCAACCCGTTCAAGCTGTCGTTTGCCGCACGTGCCACGCACGACGTGCTGTACCACGCCGGTGGCGCGCTCAACCGGCTGTGCTTCCCGCGGTACCGCACTCATGCGCCGTTCAACGCGGCCACGGAGTATGCCGGCTTTATCCGCCAGGGCATGCGCCTGCTGCGCGCCCGGGTGCATGACGACGCGCTGGTGGCCGAAGTAGCCCGCGAGCGGCACCCCACGTTCCTGCTGCCATTGCAGCTGGACAGCGACTCGCAAATCCGCGACCACTCGCCGTTCCAGACCATGACCCAGGTGATCGAGCATGTGATCGAATCGTTCGCGCTCAACGCGCCGTTCGATGCGCGCCTGCTGGTGAAAAACCACCCGTTGACGCCCGGGCTGGTCAACTACCGCAAGGTCACCGAGCAGTTGGCGCGCAAGTACGACGTGGCCGAGCGTGTCGACTTCATGGAAAGCGGGCACATGCCTACGCTGCTCTCGCACATCACCGGCATGATTACCGTCAACAGTACCGCCGGGGCTTCAGCATTGCTGCACCACCGCCCTACCTGCACACTGGCAGAGCCGATCTACGCTATGCCGGGGCTAACCCACCAGGGCGGGCTGGATGATTTCTGGCAGCAGCCCGAAGCGCCCGACAACACGCTGTTTCAACGCTTCCGCAATACCGTCATCCATACCACCCAGGTTAACGGCGGCTTCTACACCGCCTGCGGCATGGACATGGCCGTGGCCAACTGCCTGGAAGTGCTGATGGCGAAAACCTCAAGAATCGAAAAATACCTATGA
- a CDS encoding SDR family NAD(P)-dependent oxidoreductase, with protein sequence MSSHASPRCILITGATGGIGGALAPAYAAPGVTLILQGRRQDRLAEMAEQCRALGAQVLLEALDVRDLDALRAMVRRVSEAHQPDLVLVGAGLNTAVGANGEAEDWDDSRALMEVNVMAALATVEAALPAMRSRGNGQIALFSSLAGWRGLPVTPTYSASKAAIRVYGEAIRDWLAPEGVKVNVIVPGYVESKMCFEMPGPKPFLWTAEKAARRIKRGLAANQARISFPFPLNLGTWLLGLIPQWLSSMILRGLKYSD encoded by the coding sequence ATGAGTTCGCACGCTTCACCCCGCTGCATCCTCATCACCGGCGCCACGGGCGGTATCGGTGGCGCGTTGGCGCCTGCCTACGCCGCCCCGGGGGTGACGCTGATCCTGCAAGGCCGGCGCCAGGACCGCCTGGCCGAAATGGCCGAACAATGCCGCGCCCTGGGTGCCCAGGTGCTGCTTGAAGCCCTCGACGTGCGCGACCTGGACGCCCTGCGCGCCATGGTACGGCGGGTGAGCGAAGCCCATCAGCCCGACCTGGTGCTGGTCGGCGCCGGGCTGAACACGGCCGTTGGCGCCAATGGCGAGGCAGAAGACTGGGACGACAGCCGCGCCCTGATGGAAGTGAACGTGATGGCCGCCCTGGCCACCGTCGAGGCGGCTCTGCCGGCCATGCGCAGCCGTGGCAACGGGCAAATCGCGCTGTTCAGCTCGCTGGCGGGCTGGCGTGGCTTGCCGGTTACGCCTACCTACAGCGCCAGCAAGGCCGCCATCCGCGTGTACGGCGAGGCTATCCGCGACTGGCTGGCGCCGGAAGGGGTAAAAGTGAATGTGATTGTGCCGGGGTATGTGGAGTCGAAGATGTGCTTCGAAATGCCCGGGCCCAAACCGTTTTTGTGGACCGCCGAAAAAGCGGCCCGGCGTATCAAGCGCGGGCTGGCGGCGAACCAGGCGCGTATCAGTTTTCCGTTCCCGCTCAACCTGGGCACCTGGCTGCTGGGGCTTATCCCGCAGTGGCTTTCTTCGATGATCCTGCGTGGGCTGAAGTACAGTGATTGA
- a CDS encoding sulfatase-like hydrolase/transferase produces MLPVALIGLGLTVAVERLLVPRPALRRPADCWLLHAGLWCVAFGLLYALTARPLFSGVNVLLLWLLIVLVSNAKYHSLREPFVCADFEYFSDAVKFPRLYLPFFGFGKAALLAVGFLVYLWAGLSFEVPGARLEAWLPLAGGLGLLRLGHRPVQPSFDAERDVRGWGLAASLWRYFWAARAPVDRNALGSPFGGEPAAAPAQGKPANASAQQTVPAASPMPDLVSVQSESFFDVRDLWPGVRPQVLGQYDLLASQALARGKLQVAAWGANTVRTEFAYLTGIPADRLGVHRFNPYRVLARQGLPSIASRLKAQGYRTICIHPYDGGFYGRNKVLPALGFDEFIDVKAFNASQKAGPFIGDCAVAEKIRELLQAPGRTQPLFIHAVTMENHGPLHLESVAAHELPAWFDRPLQPGMQDLAPYLRHICNADRMLGMLRETLMAQPNEALLCFFGDHVPILPEVYQAVGAPAGDTDYLVWSNRRRPGCGARPMPVQQLSNALLAHAQAPAASQHTPAASAGVA; encoded by the coding sequence ATGTTGCCGGTTGCCTTGATCGGCCTTGGCTTGACCGTAGCGGTCGAGCGACTGCTGGTTCCACGCCCTGCCCTGCGCCGCCCCGCCGATTGCTGGCTGCTGCATGCAGGGCTGTGGTGTGTGGCGTTCGGGCTGTTGTATGCACTCACGGCGCGGCCATTGTTCAGTGGCGTGAATGTGTTGCTGCTGTGGCTGTTGATCGTGCTGGTGAGCAACGCCAAGTATCACTCGCTGCGCGAGCCGTTTGTGTGCGCAGACTTCGAATATTTCAGCGATGCAGTGAAATTTCCGCGGTTGTACTTGCCGTTCTTCGGTTTTGGCAAGGCAGCGCTACTGGCGGTGGGGTTTCTGGTTTACCTCTGGGCGGGGTTGAGCTTCGAGGTGCCGGGCGCGCGGCTTGAGGCGTGGCTGCCGTTGGCGGGAGGCCTGGGGTTGTTGCGCCTGGGGCACCGGCCTGTGCAGCCAAGCTTCGATGCCGAGCGGGATGTGCGTGGCTGGGGGCTGGCGGCCAGTTTGTGGCGGTACTTCTGGGCGGCGCGGGCGCCGGTTGATCGAAACGCGCTGGGGTCGCCATTTGGCGGGGAACCGGCGGCGGCCCCAGCGCAGGGCAAGCCTGCGAATGCGTCGGCACAGCAAACGGTACCTGCGGCAAGCCCGATGCCAGACCTGGTCTCGGTCCAGAGCGAATCGTTTTTCGATGTGCGCGACCTGTGGCCCGGCGTGCGGCCGCAAGTGCTCGGCCAGTACGACCTGCTGGCCAGCCAGGCCTTGGCCCGTGGCAAGCTGCAAGTTGCGGCGTGGGGGGCGAACACGGTGCGCACCGAGTTTGCCTACCTGACCGGTATCCCGGCTGATCGGCTTGGGGTGCACCGCTTCAACCCGTACCGCGTGCTTGCGCGCCAGGGGTTGCCCAGCATCGCCTCCAGGCTCAAGGCGCAGGGGTATCGCACCATCTGCATCCATCCTTATGACGGGGGTTTCTATGGGCGCAACAAGGTGCTGCCGGCGCTGGGCTTCGATGAGTTCATCGATGTAAAAGCGTTCAACGCTTCGCAAAAAGCCGGGCCGTTCATTGGTGATTGCGCCGTGGCAGAAAAAATCCGCGAGCTGCTGCAGGCACCTGGCCGCACCCAGCCGCTGTTCATCCATGCGGTCACCATGGAGAACCACGGCCCACTGCACCTGGAGAGCGTGGCGGCACACGAACTGCCCGCCTGGTTCGACCGCCCGCTGCAACCGGGCATGCAGGACCTGGCCCCCTACCTGCGCCATATCTGTAATGCCGACCGCATGCTGGGCATGCTGCGCGAAACGCTGATGGCCCAGCCGAACGAGGCGCTGCTGTGTTTCTTCGGTGACCATGTGCCGATCTTGCCCGAGGTGTACCAGGCCGTTGGTGCACCCGCGGGTGATACCGACTACCTGGTGTGGTCCAACCGCCGCCGGCCTGGCTGCGGGGCCAGGCCAATGCCGGTGCAGCAGTTGTCCAATGCCTTGCTGGCCCATGCCCAGGCGCCGGCAGCCAGCCAGCACACGCCTGCGGCCAGCGCAGGGGTAGCCTGA
- a CDS encoding GNAT family N-acetyltransferase, with translation MVHIVLGSDLPPQRAADPALARLLAEGRGSLAFLIGDNACRYRLLGTAIHWDRVLLAFDGEQALGFAAFKHGRRGPFALHWRPFIREFGVLSGWVRFIGFCLSELREWRYPFLLYGLRVSKPARQQGVGSALVQACCAHAAGQGFAQVELEVPLSNHRAQHLYLHNGFALRRKRWVPFPPVRNMWRAV, from the coding sequence GTGGTGCATATCGTTTTGGGATCGGACCTGCCACCACAGCGCGCCGCAGACCCGGCCCTGGCCCGCTTGCTGGCCGAGGGGCGGGGGTCGCTGGCGTTTCTGATTGGCGATAACGCCTGCCGCTATCGCCTGCTGGGGACCGCTATCCACTGGGACCGTGTGCTGCTGGCCTTCGACGGCGAGCAGGCGCTGGGCTTTGCCGCGTTCAAGCATGGCCGGCGCGGGCCGTTTGCCTTGCACTGGCGGCCGTTCATTCGTGAATTTGGCGTGCTCAGTGGCTGGGTGCGGTTTATCGGCTTCTGCCTGAGCGAGCTGCGCGAATGGCGCTACCCGTTCTTGCTGTACGGGCTGCGGGTCAGCAAGCCCGCACGCCAGCAGGGCGTGGGCTCGGCGCTGGTGCAGGCGTGCTGCGCGCACGCCGCCGGGCAGGGCTTTGCCCAGGTCGAGCTGGAAGTGCCGCTGAGTAATCATCGGGCACAGCACCTGTACCTGCACAATGGCTTTGCCCTGCGCCGCAAGCGTTGGGTACCGTTCCCCCCGGTGCGCAACATGTGGCGGGCCGTGTAA
- a CDS encoding capsular polysaccharide biosynthesis protein: MHNTPPVVPHPPEGYLPPETLVDGTGWVGIMSQWVAWKVLHLPQFLGPEGPPFWLWRRGRKAPKGLKAIAGIGYKQSSAHARVLCQRWGLPYIALEDGFLRSSSLGIEGDTPMSMVVDPVGIHYLADRPSLLENILQQPEALSAYELDCARELIALMRSSGIGKYNNAQDLPADDPLGRERPLVLVVDQTAGDYSIPGGGLCEADYVRMLDQALAENPDAEVRVRIHPDCLGGQKPSCLLDAARARGVTLEARPVAWASLARRARRVYVGTSQAGLEALIQGVPVTCFGLPFYAGWGLTDDRMAIPRRQARPDLVQLVAAAYVRYCRYVNPLNGQLTDALTVARQLASTKARDAAFAGPTTVLGVKRHKQHNIRRFFASRWGQLRFSVDGPQLVNQVAAEQGRLLVWAAREPAGLADRARQAGVPLWRVEDGFLRSTGLGATNSPALSLVLDRGGIHYDAQSASDLEQLLQHGDYDAPSLAEAARLRAQIVASGTSKFNLRSKLRPALLGQPGQLRVLVVGQVEDDASALCSGGGAGCNLRLLQQVRARLPDAWIVYKPHPDVEAGKRRGQIAPAQLVGLADQVLAGVDIAGLYGQVDALHTLSSTAGFEALLRGLPVVTYGTPFYAGWGLTEDHQPLPRRTRRLTLDQLVAGALLRYARYADVQQDLPCDAWHALACLSAPHPARVACRRVAPLLNYTRTMLGCGRPLAPSKD; encoded by the coding sequence ATGCACAACACGCCGCCCGTTGTACCCCACCCGCCCGAAGGTTACCTGCCACCCGAAACCCTGGTAGACGGCACTGGCTGGGTCGGCATCATGTCGCAATGGGTGGCCTGGAAGGTCCTGCACCTGCCACAGTTCCTCGGCCCGGAAGGCCCGCCCTTCTGGCTGTGGCGCCGTGGCCGCAAGGCGCCCAAGGGGCTCAAGGCCATTGCCGGTATCGGCTACAAGCAATCGTCGGCCCATGCCCGGGTGCTGTGCCAGCGCTGGGGCCTGCCGTATATCGCGCTGGAAGACGGCTTTTTGCGTTCGTCTTCGCTGGGCATCGAGGGCGATACGCCAATGTCCATGGTGGTCGACCCGGTGGGCATCCACTACCTGGCCGACCGCCCTTCGCTGCTGGAAAACATCCTGCAGCAGCCCGAGGCGCTTAGCGCATACGAGCTGGATTGCGCCCGCGAACTGATTGCCTTGATGCGCAGCAGCGGCATCGGCAAGTACAACAACGCCCAGGACCTGCCCGCCGACGACCCGCTGGGGCGCGAGCGGCCGTTGGTGCTGGTGGTGGACCAGACTGCCGGGGATTATTCGATCCCGGGGGGCGGGCTGTGCGAAGCCGACTACGTGCGCATGCTGGATCAGGCCCTGGCGGAAAACCCGGATGCCGAGGTGCGCGTGCGCATTCACCCGGACTGCCTGGGCGGGCAAAAGCCCAGTTGCCTGCTGGATGCCGCGCGGGCCCGTGGGGTAACGCTGGAGGCGCGGCCGGTAGCCTGGGCGTCACTGGCCCGGCGTGCCCGGCGGGTGTACGTGGGTACCAGCCAGGCCGGGCTGGAGGCGTTGATCCAGGGCGTGCCGGTCACCTGCTTTGGCCTGCCGTTTTACGCGGGCTGGGGGCTGACCGATGACCGCATGGCCATTCCTCGCCGGCAGGCCCGGCCAGACCTGGTGCAACTGGTGGCGGCGGCCTATGTGCGCTACTGCCGCTACGTCAACCCGCTGAACGGCCAACTGACCGATGCCTTGACCGTTGCCCGCCAGCTGGCCAGCACAAAAGCCCGCGATGCGGCGTTTGCCGGCCCCACTACGGTATTGGGCGTGAAGCGGCACAAGCAGCACAACATCAGGCGTTTTTTTGCAAGCCGTTGGGGGCAGTTGCGCTTCAGCGTGGACGGCCCGCAACTGGTAAACCAGGTGGCTGCCGAACAGGGGCGGCTGCTGGTATGGGCTGCGCGCGAGCCGGCCGGCCTGGCTGACCGTGCGCGCCAGGCGGGGGTGCCACTGTGGCGGGTTGAGGATGGTTTCCTGCGCTCCACGGGGCTGGGTGCTACCAACAGCCCGGCGCTGTCGCTGGTACTGGACCGGGGTGGCATTCATTACGATGCGCAGTCTGCCAGCGACCTGGAGCAGCTGTTGCAGCATGGCGACTATGATGCCCCAAGCCTGGCCGAGGCGGCGCGCTTGCGGGCGCAGATCGTTGCCAGCGGTACCAGCAAGTTCAACCTGCGCAGCAAGCTGCGCCCGGCCCTGCTGGGGCAGCCGGGCCAACTGCGGGTATTGGTGGTGGGCCAAGTCGAGGATGATGCCTCGGCGCTGTGCAGCGGTGGCGGTGCCGGGTGCAACCTGCGCCTGCTGCAACAGGTGCGCGCGCGGTTGCCCGATGCGTGGATTGTGTACAAGCCGCACCCCGACGTGGAAGCCGGCAAGCGCCGCGGGCAGATCGCCCCGGCACAGTTGGTGGGGCTGGCCGACCAGGTGCTGGCAGGTGTGGACATCGCTGGCCTGTATGGCCAGGTCGATGCGCTGCATACGCTAAGTTCCACTGCGGGCTTTGAGGCCTTGCTGCGCGGGCTGCCGGTGGTCACCTATGGCACGCCGTTCTATGCCGGCTGGGGTTTGACCGAGGACCATCAGCCCTTGCCGCGGCGCACCCGGCGTTTAACCCTGGACCAGTTGGTAGCCGGCGCCCTGTTGCGCTATGCGCGCTATGCCGACGTCCAGCAAGACCTGCCCTGCGATGCCTGGCACGCCCTCGCCTGCCTCAGCGCGCCGCACCCGGCGCGGGTGGCCTGTCGGCGAGTGGCGCCGTTGCTCAACTATACCCGGACCATGCTCGGCTGCGGCCGGCCACTGGCCCCATCAAAGGACTAG
- a CDS encoding phytanoyl-CoA dioxygenase family protein: MPVSIKDIGRYAALPWHCMQLATHAKSFENNPVLGSARLNALGLHVQRRQLAMAMAGYRRNALASRLDAGEREHFEQNGFFIRENALPAEQFAALRAELGALRSTGWEMRQGRAVTRRVSLDQDVLAQNPASAAFVMDRGVRDLIAYASSNTGGITYQLQSIVIDAANADQDPQTRLHADTFHPTAKAWLFLDDVQDDQGPFSYVPGSHRLTPERLAWEYRQSLGAARSSEQMHREGSFRIDEPDLAALGLPPPRRFAVPANTLVVADTSGFHARCASHQASHRVEIYASLRRNPFIPWRGAHLFALPWIANHHMRWDIRLKRLMGFDKKSHWRFVEQLNAYEAPHI, from the coding sequence ATGCCTGTTTCGATCAAGGACATCGGCCGTTACGCGGCACTTCCCTGGCATTGCATGCAGTTGGCTACCCATGCCAAGTCGTTCGAGAACAACCCGGTGCTGGGCAGTGCCCGGCTCAACGCCCTGGGCCTGCATGTGCAGCGCCGCCAGTTGGCGATGGCCATGGCCGGCTACCGCCGTAATGCGTTGGCATCGCGGCTGGATGCCGGTGAGCGCGAGCATTTTGAGCAGAACGGTTTTTTCATTCGCGAAAACGCCCTGCCAGCCGAGCAGTTTGCGGCCTTGCGCGCCGAGCTGGGTGCGTTGCGCAGCACCGGTTGGGAAATGCGCCAGGGCCGTGCGGTTACCCGCCGGGTCAGCCTTGATCAGGACGTGCTGGCGCAAAACCCGGCCAGTGCGGCGTTTGTGATGGACCGCGGGGTGCGCGACCTGATCGCCTATGCGTCGTCCAATACCGGTGGCATTACCTACCAGTTGCAGTCGATCGTGATTGACGCTGCCAATGCCGACCAAGACCCGCAGACCCGCTTGCATGCCGACACTTTCCACCCCACGGCCAAGGCATGGTTGTTTCTGGATGACGTGCAGGATGACCAAGGGCCGTTCAGTTATGTACCGGGCTCGCACCGTCTGACGCCAGAGCGCCTGGCCTGGGAGTACCGTCAAAGCCTCGGGGCGGCGCGTTCGAGCGAGCAGATGCACCGTGAGGGTTCGTTCCGCATCGACGAACCCGACCTGGCCGCCCTCGGCCTGCCCCCACCACGCCGCTTTGCCGTACCGGCCAACACCCTGGTGGTGGCGGACACGTCTGGCTTCCATGCCCGCTGTGCAAGCCACCAAGCCAGCCACCGGGTAGAGATATACGCCAGCCTGCGACGCAACCCGTTCATTCCCTGGCGTGGCGCGCACCTGTTTGCGCTGCCGTGGATTGCCAATCATCACATGCGTTGGGATATACGCTTGAAGCGGTTGATGGGGTTTGACAAGAAGAGCCATTGGCGGTTTGTGGAGCAGTTGAATGCGTATGAGGCGCCGCATATCTGA